One part of the Magallana gigas chromosome 5, xbMagGiga1.1, whole genome shotgun sequence genome encodes these proteins:
- the LOC117680416 gene encoding uncharacterized protein, which translates to MATNRKFDVWNLIGQRMHRHWNMKSIKKSNIIILVCTGIALWIIFRENDVEQRINQKKKSLKFTNPVKEFHIPNTNLQKYLLQPYGKIQNIENKDKHYSQVKQDEVVYEILQKKGGFFLDIGAHDGQFMSNTLWLERQHDWTGLLIEANPELCKSIDKLKRNAWRLCACLSNTQDSVSFIKGGGVGGIADNIDEHHMKMLDRKNKITVPCFALEQILKTIGANHIDFYSLDVEGAEMAILNSMKSGLKDGVYTVDVWAIEYRVWDGKQIVVGKSKENLNALRKYFHELGGYFEHSQLSTDSNNKDGYALDVVFVRASQWCKTREKFPNGTNCLRKDKTSRIKDYLLPPHPYQEVKDADKRYSQANQDQVVYDIVQKESGFFVDIGAHDGQLYSNSLWLERQHGWTGLLIEANPDLCRKIDKLKRHAWRLCACLSGTLEKVTFIKGDAVGGVESHIDKHHMKMLNRTDKVTVPCFSLEDALNVIKTYHIDFYSLDVEGAEMAVLESLQDGLKSHRFTVDVWSIEYRVWDGKQVVYEKSLDNLNSLRRYFKEIGGYSEYSQLSNDKNVNDGYALDVVFVRNEMYCKRHDELPDGTACTF; encoded by the coding sequence GGCAAAGGATGCACAGGCATTGGAatatgaaatcaataaaaaaatcaaacattattaTATTAGTCTGTACTGGAATTGCACTATGGATCATCTTTCGAGAAAACGATGTAGAACAAAGaattaatcaaaaaaaaaagagcttGAAATTTACAAACCCAGTAAAAGAGTTTCATATTCCAAAcacaaatcttcaaaaatatttgttgcaACCAtatggaaaaattcaaaatatagaaaacaaaGACAAACATTATTCGCAGGTCAAACAGGATGAAGTCGTTTACGAAATCCTTCAAAAGAAAGGAGGTTTTTTTCTTGACATTGGTGCACATGATGGACAGTTTATGTCCAATACTCTTTGGTTGGAAAGACAACACGACTGGACTGGACTTTTGATAGAAGCGAACCCTGAACTTTGCAAAAGTATCGATAAATTAAAACGAAATGCATGGCGTTTGTGTGCTTGTCTATCCAATACTCAAGACAGTGTTTCTTTTATCAAAGGTGGTGGTGTAGGTGGTATCGCCGACAACATTGATGAGCACCACATGAAAATGTTAGATCGAAAGAACAAAATCACCGTTCCATGTTTTGCTTTGGAACAGATCTTGAAGACGATTGGCGCCaatcatattgatttttattctcTAGATGTTGAAGGGGCAGAAATGGCAATTTTGAATTCGATGAAATCTGGTCTTAAAGATGGAGTGTATACAGTGGACGTTTGGGCTATTGAGTACAGAGTGTGGGATGGGAAACAGATTGTTGTTGGGAAATCCAAAGAAAACTTGAATgcattaagaaaatatttccaTGAACTTGGAGGCTACTTCGAACACTCGCAGTTATCTACCGATAGTAATAACAAAGACGGGTACGCTCTTGACGTTGTATTTGTTCGTGCAAGCCAATGGtgtaaaacaagagaaaaatttCCAAATGGAACCAACTGTCTAAGAAAGGATAAAACATCGCGCATTAAGGATTATCTTCTTCCTCCTCACCCCTATCAAGAAGTAAAAGACGCAGACAAGAGATATTCCCAGGCCAATCAGGATCAGGTCGTTTACGACATAGTTCAGAAAGAAAGTGGGTTCTTTGTAGATATAGGAGCTCATGATGGACAACTATATTCAAACTCACTATGGCTAGAAAGGCAACACGGGTGGACAGGACTTCTTATCGAGGCTAACCCGGATTTATGTCGAAAGATCGATAAACTAAAACGGCATGCATGGAGACTTTGTGCATGCCTTTCCGGTACTTTAGAAAAGGTGACTTTTATAAAGGGCGACGCGGTTGGTGGTGTGGAGAGTCACATTGATAAACATCACATGAAAATGCTAAACAGAACTGACAAAGTCACTGTCCCTTGTTTTAGCTTGGAGGATGCGCTAAATGTGATTAAAACCTATCATATTGATTTCTATTCTCTAGATGTTGAAGGAGCAGAGATGGCGGTACTTGAGTCTCTACAAGATGGACTCAAATCACACCGCTTTACGGTGGATGTGTGGTCGATTGAGTATCGTGTGTGGGACGGAAAACAAgttgtttatgaaaaatccttggACAATTTGAACTCTCTGAGGCGATACTTTAAGGAAATTGGAGGCTATAGTGAATATTCCCAACTGTCTAACGATAAAAACGTCAATGATGGCTATGCATTAGATGTGGTGTTTGTACGAAATGAAATGTATTGTAAAAGGCATGATGAATTACCAGACGGCACTGCATGCACATTTTGA